The genomic DNA GCACCTGCACAATATTGTGCCTAAATAactttgttttgattgttatagCATTACATTATTAAACTTATGTATCATACACTTccagtttgttctttttcatgaTTATTTTGGATATTATATGTTCTTTACACTTCATATAGTTTTGGAGACAGCTTTTAAGTATGATGAAAAGCCTTCTAAGGTTCCAACTGAACCTTGCATTTACTCGAtaagaaatttgaaaagaatAGCTATTCTAGAATAATTGAGTCTTCTGATGTATGAAAACAGGATATTTGACCATCTGTTTAGGTCCTATCTGTCTCAGGgggattttataattttagatatatgttttatatatagctTGTTAAGTATATCCCTCAATCTcttcattttttcatatttaattttttatttgtaatacaTTGATACAGTACTGAGGTATAATAGATTTTTTGTACATCCATCTTTTATCCTGCAACTTTGATAATTATTATGTAGTGGATTTGTAGATCTCAAATTGCAAGACAATTCCATTTGTTAATATATAATCTTATCTTTTATTTCCTAACTGAAAGTTTTcacttaattttcttgttttattgatttGCTAAAACTTCTAATACATTGTTTAATAGAAGTGTTCAGAATAGACATCTTCACCTCAATTCTCAAACTAGAAGGACAGCATTAAATCTTGCATTAATAAATTTGATGGTatttagttagggtttttttCATAGATTTTATATATCAGTTTAAGGAAGATTGTTCTGTTTCTAGTTTGCTTAGAGTTCTGAATCAGTGGAGCTTATTTTCAAGAGTGTCCTTCATGACCCTCTAGAAATGGTCAATAGTTTCCCCTTTGATTCTGTTAACATGCTGAATCTTGTGAtttatctcttttttcttcttttatttttggagggggcgtttgagacaggatttctctgtttctttggaggctgtcctggaactagctcttgtagaccaggctggtctcgaacatgTGTCTCTACATACAAGTGGTGAACACGTGTCTGTACatacaagtgctggaattaaaagtttaTGGCATGATTTATCTCTTAATGTTAAGTCAGATTTTCATTTCTAGGTTAAATCACAACTTTAATTATGGGTTCTCCTTGCTTTCTGCTGGACTTAgaacttttcctttctcctgtgcTCATTACAATATTTGCTAAGGAGATTTATTTTCCTGTGATGTTCTTGGTATGGAGATCATTCTGACCTAATGAAAGTGTTCCCTTTTCAACTTACTAGAAGACGAGAAGTGTAGgttcacatgattttttttttacttaaatatttgaTAGGATATGTCAGTCAAGCCATCTGCATCTACAGTTCTCTGTGTAGGAATATTTTAGCTATGAATTTCATTTGTTTCAATACATAGTGATATTCAGTTCCATTTATTTTTGAATTAGTTTAGGTACTTCTTATTGTTCATAAGATTTTTCATTTTATCAGGTTCACCAAATGGCTTCTTTACTAAGGTATATTAATTTGTTCTCGaaattcataattaaaataaaaatttaattatacCCCGACTTTATAGTGACTCATGTATATCAGGGAATGAATTTAAAGTTGTTGAAGTATAATTTTATGCCGGTTGAAAGAAATAGTTTTAATTCTTCTACATTTTGACTTAGAAATTCCAACTGCAGAAATTTATTCCTGAAAAATAATTGAGTGTGTATTTATAAATATCTGAGAGCACTTATAgtatggtttaaaaacaaaaaaaataaacagggaaaaccacagaaactgataaataaaatgtttgccaGTAGAGAATAAAACATCAATATAATTGAATATTGCATAAGAGAAAAGGGTGCAATAATACATTTTTTATGGAACTGTGTCTTTTATATGTTGTTAAGTGAGAGAGGAAAGGTTGTGCAACAGATTTTCACAGAACTTACTTTAAAGGAATATGAAGATCCATAGTTagaaattttctctaaaattgcGTGGCTTGGTTGGGCtttagcaatttaaaaaatcaggaagGAAAATTATTCCCAATTTATCCCCTTAGGTGCCAATTGACATTTCGGAATGAATAGGCATACTTAAAATGAAAGCCTAAACTCAGACAAATGTTTTATAAAGCACACATTTTCTGCTTTCTCCAGCACCAAACAGAtttctgatttgcattttgtCAGTTCTTCCAGGTTGTGAGCATAGCTGTCTGCAGAGCTTCCTTCTGCTCTGCCCACTTGGAAGTGGCTCAGCTGGGACTCAGCAACACCCTCTAGAAAAAGTGATGGCGAGAACCTTGCAGGCCACATGCTCATGTACATATATTTAGAAGAGGGAAGACCCAAGCCAGTGTATAGCGTCTAAGTAGACTTGCTGGTAGAACTTCTCCACAGTAGTCTGTGGGGTCACAGTACTAGCTGTGAGACCCAGTAGATAATAAATGTGCTGGGGTCCAGCCTTGGCTAGGGTTCAGGTCCTGAGGAGGGGAAGGGGCATtgatacaaggaaaaaaaaatctggccaCCAGGTGTATTGGACTCAATTGTCTCTGAATAGCTTGAGCTGTCTTTACACTTACAGAGGATTTCTTACCAGGGATGCATGAACATATTTATTATTGGCTCCTATTTTTGACTTTTAAGAAATACATAATAATTATTACATAattattatacataataatatatatacataataaatataaaaataatttatacataataaatataaaggcCCCCATCGTTCCCCTTTATGCCTCCCCAAATATACTTTCCCAAGCCCTACATAGCCTTATTCTAGACATAAGAGTTCAACATTTTTTGCAGGCTCAACTAAGTATGAAGCCATACACATCCTGCTCTCCCAGCACTTAAGTCAGCTGGCAGCTAGCTGTGATTACAAAGTTAAAAGGTAATAGGCATGGGCACAGTGcttcaaagacaatatttaaactaaaaaattcTTCCATTTCTGCAAGATATGCTTCTATGCAGTTCCCCCTTTCACAAGGGGGCCCCGTATCTTGATCTCTGTGTAAAAGGTAGACTTTGATTGAGCACTTTTCCCAGCTCACTATGCCTCACTTCTTCCAGCAACATAAGCTCCCGTGTATGGTAAAAGATGGATCTTTCCATACCATCTTTTACATTGTGTTTTCCCCATTGGATCACATGAGATCCTGTCATTGATTCTATATGCTTGGCATCCAAACAAAGGGAAATTTACTTTCAGCAGTTAGCACTGTGTATTCCTGAGGTCTTTTCCctattctgtgtatgcatgcccaAGTGTTGTTTTCTCCTATGTACCTAACTATCTCTATTGAGTCAGAAAAGCTCCCAGGATTAGGAGTTGTCCTCAGTAATTCCAGATAAGAGACTTGAGAAGCACTAGCCCCCAGCTGAATCTTAGGTGGAAATATTCGagaaagaacagaatttccagggaaaattaCAGCTGTTGCATGTGTGACTGACAAATAAGACTAAAATCTGCCCAAAAGAATCACCAATATAATGAGAGAGTAATGAGAGAGCCTGCAAATAGCATGAACTTTGCAAATTCCTGTGCTGTCCCATGGACTACTGGTCCCTGCCAAGTGAGAGTCTGTTTCCAGGGGTGTCTTGCCCTGAGGAAAGCTGTTGCACAGATAGTCACATGCTGATCCGGGACTAGGCTGCACATCTCCCAGCCCAGATGGAGGATGCATCAGGGTTTGAAGGGTTTGAAGTCAAGTTAACGCTTTCACTGAGTTTGAGATATAGACATTGGGAAAAGCTAGCATATATTTCCCAGGAAAATTACAGTGTCTCTGTGAGGGTAGAGCTGATTTGGGCTCTGAATAACTTGGGATCATGGGAAGAGCCTGAGATAATGAGCTGAGAAGATGAAttgtttgggaggctgagacacaTTTCAGACAACAGGCCTGGGGAAGGCAACCTTCGATTAAGTCCCTGATCTACAAGATTTCAGGTTTCTTCACTAAAAGACTTGGAAAAGTTCTGCACCTTAATTGGTCAAAACAAAGATAACTCAGACTTTTTTCTGATGATTCCAAATGGATTGCTGAGGGAACTCTCTGAGCTTGGGTTAATTAAGGTAAACCTCAGTGACTAAGTTCCCTTGAGACGGAGAGAAATGGGGACAGTGGGGGGAGAAGGACAAATCCTCAAGTCTGTTCAGTACTTTTATTGCTAGACTTCTTCCTAAGCTCCTGTGTAGATCCCACTGCCCTCCTCACCATGAGTGGAGGCTCCAGCACCTTGTACAGCTCAGCACTAGCCAGACAGGAATTTGTTTCTGTTGAGTCCACAGAAACAACATGAAGCCCTTCTAAAGAGGTCAGTGATTTCTTAAAGTTCTGCCTCTGTGAAGGAGAAACCAGAGGAATTGGGTGGTAACCTGGGGCATAGATGTCTTGCTGAAGCTGAAGAAAATGGAGCTGTGGAGTGGAGCAGGGGAGAAGCAGAGTGGGCGGGCCCAGCCCCAGTCCTCCACACAGTGTGCTCACTCTTCCCTGTGCGGCTCTCATAGTAATCAGAGAACTTCCCCTGGCTGTGTCTGTTTTCTTCGTTTCCTGCTGGCCATCCAAAGGCTATGAAAGCAAAGCAGGTATTGATCCCTCCCAACCATTCTGGCCTTGAAGTCTGAGACTGTCCATTAGTCAAACAACCACAGAGAAATAAGAGAGGGCAATTAAAGGAATGGTGAGGAGGAAGGACGGTGCTGATGAGAGACAGGAGGGGTCGCTAAGGTGTGTAAGACTGAGGGCATATGGCTGAACTAGCCTTGGTCCAGACAAGTATTACTTAACCTATATCATCCACTCACTCATTCATCAGCTGAAAAATTCCATGCTACTTACGTGGGtcaaaaatacattatatatataatcttagAACACTGGTTTGGAGATGTTTTCATAGCATTTATGTTCTAATgtcataaatgaaaaataaataaaattaaatcttctAGTCATCTTTTCTACATGGTACTCACTATTTTGTATCCTATTTACTTCTTGTGTGTGGTTTAACACATATATTCTCCCCTTGAATATGAAATCCACAGGGCAGCAATATTCCACTTGTCCTCTCCATGGTTATATTGTTTAATACTAAAGGAGAGGAATAAACAATTAGACATGTAATATCAGGTAGTAAGTGCTATAAAGAAGCATGGAGTTTGCTAATGAGCATGCTTTCTTGCTTGGGGAAGGGTGACTGGAAAGAAGTTTTGGAGGAGCTGACAATTAAGAAGATAAAAGGAATAAGAACAGAGAACCAGGTATCAGAACTTCTGGTATTTTGGCATCTTATCTGAACCAGCTGTCATCTTTCATTATTTCCAATGCTTTTGAGAGAAAAATGAGGTTAGAAAAGAAGGATTTCTGCTTTGAGAAATCATCTCCATCCCAGAGTTTTCACGTGGAGATactgttttaatgttttaaaatctgaGGATGGCAAGAACACTGGCTCTAGACACTGGCCTTGGTTCTGTTGGCTTCTGGATTGCTCTGTGTGATATTGTGGAGAACTGGTACTCAAAGTTCTGTGCTTTAATCTTTCTCTGGAATGCCCTTGTCTTCTGGTACAGTTAATCCAGGAGGAAGGACAATCCCATGACCAGAAGAATCTGTTTGATACAGATCTCAAACTTGGAAACAAAAGTCAAAATCAAGTGATGGACAATCTCTCTAGTGCCACTGAATTCTGCCTTCTGGGCTTCCCTGGGTCCCAAGAACTACAGCACATCCTTTTTGctatgttctttttcttctattcagTGACACTTCTGGGAAACATGATCATCATCACGATTGTCTGTGTTGGTAAGCGTCTACAGCCcccatgtatttctttctctcccacctctctcttctgGAAATCCTGGTGACAACAACACTTGTTCCTATGATGCTAAGGGGACTGCTCCTTCCTGGAACCCAGACAATATCTCTGACTGTGTGTGTTGCCCAacttttcctttatctttcttcAGGGACCACCGAGTTTGCAGTGCTTGGAGCAATGGCGGTGGACCGTCATGTGGCGGTCTGCAACCCTTTGGGGTACAGCATCATCATGAACAGCCACACTTGCATCTGGGTGGTGATTGTGTCCTGGGCGTTTGGCTTCCTTTCTGAAGTCTGGCCAGCCTATGCCACGTTCCAGTTCACTTTCTGCAAGTCAAATCTGTTAGATCATTTTTACTGTGACAGAGATCAGTTGCTCCAACTATCTTGTGATAACACTTTTCTCGCAGAGTTCATTCTTTTCTTAATGGCTATTTTCATAATCATTGGATCCCTGATCCTCACAATTGTCTCCTACACCTATATCATCTCCACCATCCTCAAGATCCCCTCAGCCTCTGGCCGGAAGAAAGCCTTCTCCACCGGTGCCTCCTACTTCACCTTCGTTATCATTGGCTATGGCAGCTGCTTGTTCCTGTATGTGAAACCCAAGCAAACACAGGCAGCTGAGTACAACAGGGTGGCTTCATTACTGGTGTCTGTGGTAACCCCTTTCAAAGCTGAACCCCTTCATCTTCACTCTTCGGAATGATAAACTCAAAGAGGCCCTTAGAGATGGAGTGAAGCGTTGCTGTCTGCTCTTCAGGGATTAGTTCTTCTTGTTATCACTCTTATGTGACATAGCCCAGAAAAATCTCAACTTCTCTATTGCATTAAAGTTGCTGTAAAATCTGAATCCTGTGCAGAAATTGCAGTTATGTCATGGAAGATCTACTTCCAAACCCCTTCCCAAGGCAAGTCAAGCATATGAATCTCTTTTTATGCTAACTAGAACCTTGCAGATGTTGTGTCTGCCTCTTCAAGGATGAATGTTCTTGAAGACACTGGAGGAgcttgagaaagaaaacagtgtttcataagagaagagaggaaatggtAAGAAAGATGGAGTGTGAGAGGTGTCCTCAACAGAGTACAAAGATAAACATGTACACTCTGGTCCTTCAGTAACTTGGCTAAGACATTCTCTGTATTTTAGTGCAATTACTTGACAAGATATCCATctacattttaaatgtctttgagttctctttctattttcatatcaTATTACAATTGTCCTGGCtcaattataattat from Cricetulus griseus strain 17A/GY chromosome 1 unlocalized genomic scaffold, alternate assembly CriGri-PICRH-1.0 chr1_0, whole genome shotgun sequence includes the following:
- the LOC100763399 gene encoding LOW QUALITY PROTEIN: olfactory receptor 9A2 (The sequence of the model RefSeq protein was modified relative to this genomic sequence to represent the inferred CDS: inserted 1 base in 1 codon; deleted 1 base in 1 codon), with amino-acid sequence MDNLSSATEFCLLGFPGSQELQHILFAMFFFFYSVTLLGNMIIITIVCVGKRLQXPMYFFLSHLSLLEILVTTTLVPMMLRGLLLPGTQTISLTVCVAQLFLYLSSGTTEFAVLGAMAVDRHVAVCNPLGYSIIMNSHTCIWVVIVSWAFGFLSEVWPAYATFQFTFCKSNLLDHFYCDRDQLLQLSCDNTFLAEFILFLMAIFIIIGSLILTIVSYTYIISTILKIPSASGRKKAFSTGASYFTFVIIGYGSCLFLYVKPKQTQAAEYNRVASLLVSVVTPFKLNPFIFTLRNDKLKEALRDGVKRCCLLFRD